The stretch of DNA CTTTCTTCTCCAGCCCTCAAACACAAGCAGCTAAGCGCTACTTGCATCAGGAGTTGTTAGCTTAGCAGTTGCTTAGCAGTTACTTTGCAGTTACTTAGCTGCCGCAACCGGCGCCACAAAAGGTGGTGGGGCCACACAAGCAGCAGGAGCTGGCGTACCAGGCATTTTATATTGGTCAGCTACCTTATTTTGGGAAAGGCACAACTGATACCCCCCCACTCTATTGCCATAGTCAGCCTTAGCCTTGGCTAATGTAGCCGCCTCTTGAGCTTCAGGTGTTAGCGGAGGCAAAGTAGCAAAAACAGATGCTGAAGCTAAAGTGCAGAGAGTGAGCGCAATGATTTTTTTCATGGCTTTTCCTTATTTATTAACCTTGTTGTACCAGAGCTCATGATGCTCTTTAGCCCAAGTTGCATCTACAGAGCCCGTTCTCATGCCATCTAATGAGCCTTGCATACCAATAGATCCAATGTAGATGTGACCCATAGCCATAGTGGTCATCAGAATCGATGCGCTGCTGTGAACGATATTAGCAATTTGCATCGTTCCACGGATGTACTGCACTTCCATGAACGGCACAATCATGTCGAGCACAAAACCAGAGGATGAGATTACCAAACCTAGGAATGTCATACCAAACCAAAACCAGATCTTCTCACCGAAGTTAAAGAATCCTGCAGGCACATGCTTGCCACTCAGAATTCCACCAAAGGACATCAACCAAGCCATATCACCCTCACCAGGGATATTTTTTCTTACTAGCAACAAGAAGAAAATGATGATACTAAGCGTGAATAGAGGGCCTGAAAAGTTATGAATATTCTTGCAAACCATCAAGAATGATCCGTAAGCGACGCCGCCCATTAGTGGTATTGCAAAGTACTTGCCGTAGAGGATCAATAAACCAGTTAATGCCAGACCGATAAAACTATAAGCCATTACCCAGTGTGTAAGGCGCTCAAGAAAACTGAAGCGCTTGATCAAATTGCCAGACATCGGCTCATGCAACTTAATTGGGCCTTTGACGACATACATTGCCACGATACCAAAGAACGCTAATGCCAATAACCATCCGCCGTAGACGGTGATGATCCCATTGCGAATCACTCTCCACTGCTCGCCTGAACGTTGAATCAAGACACTAGCTTCTTTATCCGGAATGCTGACAAAGTTGTAAGGGTCGCTGTTCGCTGTTGTGAAAATAGAGGGATTAGCTGGCTGGGATTGCGCCTGAGTTCCATTGGCCAAACTGTTTGGATTGGCCGGGACGGATGGCGGGAAATCTACTCCGCTAGGTGATGGCAATGGTGCCATCGGTGGTCGCTCTGCAAAACTGGAGCCGCTCATTATGGCCAGGGACAACCCTGCTGCCATCACTAATGAGCTTAGGGCTTTAGAAAATGATTGATTCATACTAGTATCCTTAAACGTTTTCGCTTTATTTATTGTTATTTAAAAGATCACTTAACGCGACTGTATTCATTTTGTTTCTGAGTACGTTTTTCAATCGACTCTGTCCAGCTTGCATTATTTCCAGGCTTCCAGTTCTTCGTCATGTAGCCGTTATCTGCGCCCATGTAAGGAGCAACGTCAGGACGCTTAGCGGCTTTAGCTGCTAGTTCAGGAGGCTCTGTGCAAGCAGTCAACAGAAAAGCTGCTGCGAGGCCAAGACCTAGGGTTTTTAAATGAAATTGCATTATTTGGCTCCTGGAATCTTAGCGGCTGCAGTTGGTTTTGGATCCGGGGTACCTGGACCACCGTAAGCTGTTGACCATCCAAATAGGTTGGAACCAGTAAATCGACCGTTAGCCTCACGAGCGGCTACACGACTATTAAAGATACCGCTAATTACTTCGCTATCGCCACCAATCAAAGCTTTGGTTGAGCACATCTCAGCGCAAAGAGGTAACTTACCCTCTGCCAAGCGATTGCGTCCATATTTCTCAAATTCAGCAACGCTGCCGTTTGCTTCTGGGCCACCGCTACAGAATGTGCATTTGTCCATCTTGCTACGAACACCAAAGGCGCCTGAACTCAAGAACTGTGGCGCACCAAATGGGCAAGCAAAAGAACAGTATCCGCAGCCGATGCAGATGTCTTTGTCATGCAAGACAACGCCTTCATCTGTGCGGTAGAAACAGTCTACTGGGCAAACAGCCATACATGGCGCGTCGGTACAGTGCATACAAGCCACTGATATTGATTTCTCTTTACCGATAATGCCGTCATTGACTGTAACTACTCGGCGACGATTAACGCCCCAAGGTACTTCGTTATCGTTCTTACAAGCTGTAACACAGCCGTTGCACTCAATACAACGCTCGGTATCACAAATAAATTTCATTCTTGCCATGATGTTCTCCTGACTTTAATTTTTAACTTAGGCAAATTTTTCGATTTGGCACATGGTGGTTTTGGTTTCCT from Polynucleobacter sp. TUM22923 encodes:
- the fdh3B gene encoding formate dehydrogenase FDH3 subunit beta, producing the protein MARMKFICDTERCIECNGCVTACKNDNEVPWGVNRRRVVTVNDGIIGKEKSISVACMHCTDAPCMAVCPVDCFYRTDEGVVLHDKDICIGCGYCSFACPFGAPQFLSSGAFGVRSKMDKCTFCSGGPEANGSVAEFEKYGRNRLAEGKLPLCAEMCSTKALIGGDSEVISGIFNSRVAAREANGRFTGSNLFGWSTAYGGPGTPDPKPTAAAKIPGAK
- a CDS encoding formate dehydrogenase subunit gamma, whose product is MNQSFSKALSSLVMAAGLSLAIMSGSSFAERPPMAPLPSPSGVDFPPSVPANPNSLANGTQAQSQPANPSIFTTANSDPYNFVSIPDKEASVLIQRSGEQWRVIRNGIITVYGGWLLALAFFGIVAMYVVKGPIKLHEPMSGNLIKRFSFLERLTHWVMAYSFIGLALTGLLILYGKYFAIPLMGGVAYGSFLMVCKNIHNFSGPLFTLSIIIFFLLLVRKNIPGEGDMAWLMSFGGILSGKHVPAGFFNFGEKIWFWFGMTFLGLVISSSGFVLDMIVPFMEVQYIRGTMQIANIVHSSASILMTTMAMGHIYIGSIGMQGSLDGMRTGSVDATWAKEHHELWYNKVNK